From the genome of Lysinibacter sp. HNR:
CGTTCCAGGGTGGTGACGTACTCCGACTCGTAGCCAAAGACATCAACAGCGCGAATGCACACCCGTCTTGCGCCCTCCCGCAGCGGCAGGGCCAACTCTGCGCTCGTGGTGACGCTCAGCGGGTTGCCCTCGTGCGAGGAATTATTGCGATAGTCCTGCCACACGGAACGAAACGTTTTGCCGTCGTAGTCTGGGTCAATAGCCCAGTACTCAATGAGGGTGAGCGGGTTGTTGTTCATCACCTCGATGACTCGGGTGCGGCCCTTATCGTCGAGGGGCATAGCCGAGGGGTCGAGTAGAACGTAGTTTGTGAGGGAGGCTTCGATTGCTTCTGTGCTGCTGTTAATCGTTCTTCGGCTTGCCGTTGCCGCAAGATATTGGAGGGTGGAAAAACGAATTGTGCTCTCTCGGGTGAGCTTTTCGAAGCCCTTTTTCTTGAGTTCGTCGAGCAGATTTGCGGGAATAACCCTCACATCGAGGCGTTTGTCTGCGAGTGCCTCAATCGCGTGCCCGATTCCCTCCGAGAAGTTCCACCCGAGGATGACGGCGCTGTGAAACCCTCCCATCTTGCTGTCGCGGTAGGCCTGAACTCGTTTGAGGGTGGAAACGGTGGTGAGACGATTGGGGCTGTCCACGTAGATAAGGGTTTTGCTGCCGGGTATTCTCCCCAGCGATCCGTTGACGTTTTCGGATTCGGGGAGGGGGGTGGCGCCGTAAATCCCTAGTACGGTGTGGGCGAGATCGCCAACGCGAAACTTTCGTCCGAGGGAGCTGCGCGCCTGCTCAATCTGGTAGTCACCGATTGCCTGGTAAAGAAACGGAGTCGCTTCCAGATCAACGAGTCTTTTTCGGGTAATCATGGCGGCCGGTTTGCCGATATCGGTTGCGAGCCAGCGACGCTTGAGCGTTTCTGCGGCCGCGACCGTGGTGCCGGAGCCCACGTAAAAATCGGCAACAATATCACCGGGTTGGGTAAAGGCTCCGATGAGCCGTTCGAGAAGCCGTTGCGGTTTTTGGGTATCAAAGTGTAGGTTTTCGGAAGCGTTTCCCTTGACGATGGAGATGTCGTAGAAGACGTCGTCTTGCGTTTTGAACTCCGTGTAGAAATCGAAGAGAACGTCTTCGTCTCTAAGCTCGCGATCCAGTTGGGCGCGCACCTTTTTGATTCTCCCCAGGATGAGTTTGTCGGCGCTGTGTTTGACCGAGCCAAAGAGTACCCTGTTGTCGGTGAGGAGATTGGCAAAGCGAGTTTTGTACTCGCTATCAGAGACCCGCACGGGGGAGAAAGTGTAGTTATCACCGCGAGCGTAGGTGAGGATGGTGTCGTGATTTTGTGGAAACTTTTTGCTCGCGTTGCTCATCTTGCCGTAGCGCCAAATGAGCTCGTTAATAAAGCTGTGTTTACCAAAGATGTCGTCGAGGAGAATCTTGACGTAGTGACCAACGTGCCAGTCGAGGTGCACACAGATGACTCCGCCCGGGGCGAGGAGTTCGCGCATGAGAACCAGGCGTGGGGTCAACATCTCCAGGTAGGAAACCGTGCCTTTCTCCCAGGTGTCGGAGTAGGCAAATTGCTCGGCAACCGTGGGGCTTTGGTTCACGTCGCCGCCCGGTAGCTGAATTTTGGTGCGGTAGTCGGACTTGGAGTCGTAGGGGGGATCAATATAGATCATATCGATGGTGCCGCGTAGGCTGGGCGTGCTGTGATCGCCCGCGAGGAGGGCCGACATGGCGAGGAGATTGTTGCCGTAGATCAGACGGTTGAGAGAGTCGAGGTTGGGGGAATCGTGAGTGTCGCCGTGTTGCTCGTGGATGTCGCCGTGTTGCTCGTGAGTACCGTGGTGTTGTGCGTGGAAGCCGTTTTTGCCGCCGGTACCGGAGGCGTCAAAGATATCCAACCCGGAGCGATTCTTGTTGGGGATGACAACCTCGCGGGTCTGTAGGGTAACGCGCTGCGCTCTCTCTGCATGATCGAGGATCTGCTGCGCTCGCCGCTTGCCCGCTCTGACGATTTCGGGAAGT
Proteins encoded in this window:
- a CDS encoding site-specific DNA-methyltransferase, with translation MAKSLLEQLPEIVRAGKRRAQQILDHAERAQRVTLQTREVVIPNKNRSGLDIFDASGTGGKNGFHAQHHGTHEQHGDIHEQHGDTHDSPNLDSLNRLIYGNNLLAMSALLAGDHSTPSLRGTIDMIYIDPPYDSKSDYRTKIQLPGGDVNQSPTVAEQFAYSDTWEKGTVSYLEMLTPRLVLMRELLAPGGVICVHLDWHVGHYVKILLDDIFGKHSFINELIWRYGKMSNASKKFPQNHDTILTYARGDNYTFSPVRVSDSEYKTRFANLLTDNRVLFGSVKHSADKLILGRIKKVRAQLDRELRDEDVLFDFYTEFKTQDDVFYDISIVKGNASENLHFDTQKPQRLLERLIGAFTQPGDIVADFYVGSGTTVAAAETLKRRWLATDIGKPAAMITRKRLVDLEATPFLYQAIGDYQIEQARSSLGRKFRVGDLAHTVLGIYGATPLPESENVNGSLGRIPGSKTLIYVDSPNRLTTVSTLKRVQAYRDSKMGGFHSAVILGWNFSEGIGHAIEALADKRLDVRVIPANLLDELKKKGFEKLTRESTIRFSTLQYLAATASRRTINSSTEAIEASLTNYVLLDPSAMPLDDKGRTRVIEVMNNNPLTLIEYWAIDPDYDGKTFRSVWQDYRNNSSHEGNPLSVTTSAELALPLREGARRVCIRAVDVFGYESEYVTTLERARP